A single genomic interval of Streptomyces sp. BA2 harbors:
- a CDS encoding cystathionine gamma-synthase: protein MSDSFSSQSFETVAIHAGNTADPLTGAVVPPIYQVSTYKQDGVGGLRGGYEYSRSANPTRTALEENLAALEGGRRGLAFASGLAAEDCLLRTLLAPGDHVVIPNDAYGGTFRLFAKVVSRWGVEWSVADTSDPAAVRAAVTDRTKAIWVETPSNPLLGITDIAAVAQVAKETGARLVVDNTFASPYLQQPLALGADVVVHSLTKYMGGHSDVVGGALVVGDPELGEELAYHQNAMGAVAGPFDAWLVLRGIKTLAVRMDRHSENATKIAEMLTRHARVTRVLYPGLPEHPGHETAAKQMKAFGGMVSFQVAGGEEAAVAVCDRAKLFTLGESLGGVESLIEHPGRMTHASVAGSALEVPADLVRLSVGIESADDLLADLQQALG from the coding sequence ATGAGTGACAGCTTCAGCAGCCAGAGTTTCGAGACCGTCGCGATCCACGCGGGAAATACCGCCGACCCGCTCACCGGCGCGGTCGTGCCGCCGATCTATCAGGTGTCGACGTACAAGCAGGACGGCGTCGGCGGGCTGCGCGGCGGCTATGAGTACAGCCGCAGCGCCAACCCCACCCGCACCGCCCTTGAGGAGAACCTGGCCGCGCTCGAGGGCGGCAGGCGCGGGCTCGCCTTCGCGTCGGGTCTCGCCGCGGAGGACTGCCTCCTGCGTACGCTGCTCGCCCCCGGTGACCACGTGGTCATCCCCAATGACGCGTACGGCGGCACGTTCCGGCTCTTCGCGAAGGTCGTCTCGCGGTGGGGCGTGGAGTGGTCGGTCGCCGACACCTCCGACCCGGCGGCGGTACGGGCCGCGGTGACCGACCGTACGAAGGCGATCTGGGTGGAGACCCCCTCCAACCCGCTGCTCGGCATCACGGACATCGCCGCCGTCGCGCAGGTCGCCAAGGAGACGGGGGCCCGGCTCGTCGTCGACAACACCTTCGCGAGCCCCTACCTCCAGCAGCCGCTCGCGCTCGGCGCCGACGTCGTCGTGCACTCCCTGACGAAGTACATGGGCGGGCACTCGGACGTCGTGGGCGGCGCCCTTGTCGTCGGCGACCCGGAGCTGGGCGAGGAGCTGGCGTACCACCAGAACGCGATGGGCGCGGTGGCCGGGCCCTTCGACGCGTGGCTGGTCCTTCGCGGCATCAAGACGCTGGCCGTCCGGATGGACCGGCACAGCGAGAACGCGACGAAGATCGCCGAGATGCTGACGCGGCACGCGCGCGTGACGCGTGTCCTCTACCCGGGGCTTCCGGAGCACCCCGGTCACGAGACCGCGGCCAAGCAGATGAAGGCGTTCGGCGGGATGGTGTCCTTCCAGGTCGCCGGGGGCGAGGAGGCGGCGGTCGCCGTCTGCGACCGCGCGAAGCTGTTCACCCTGGGGGAGTCGCTCGGCGGTGTGGAGTCCCTGATCGAGCACCCGGGGCGGATGACGCACGCCTCTGTGGCGGGCTCCGCCCTTGAGGTCCCCGCGGACCTGGTGCGCCTCTCGGTGGGCATCGAGTCCGCGGACGACCTGCTGGCCGACCTGCAGCAGGCGCTGGGCTAG